A genomic stretch from Candidatus Omnitrophota bacterium includes:
- a CDS encoding DUF6485 family protein, producing the protein MGNCPNQKINMAMCNCSYEPCSRKGVCCECLHYHRKNGQLPACFFSSDVEKTYDRSIERFIKARSA; encoded by the coding sequence GAAGATTAATATGGCAATGTGCAACTGCAGCTATGAGCCCTGTTCCAGAAAGGGCGTATGCTGCGAGTGCCTGCACTACCACCGCAAAAACGGCCAGCTGCCGGCCTGTTTTTTTTCCTCAGATGTAGAGAAGACGTATGACCGTTCAATTGAGAGGTTCATCAAGGCGCGGTCTGCCTGA
- the lipA gene encoding lipoyl synthase, which produces MTVQLRGSSRRGLPEWFRQRIPGEAAGALSGYLKRKQINTVCGSARCPNISECYSRGNAAFMILGDKCGRSCSFCAVEKAQGPFSVDADEPRRVAEAARELGLRYVVITSPARDDLPDGGAGHFAGTIKEIKRINPGVKVEALIPDFKGDARSLKTVLDASPACLAHNIETVPRLYGALRPGADYSVSLKILSETKRVTPDMMTKSSLMLGLSERGEEVTRVFEDLRRVECDILTLGQYLAPSDNNFPIHRFVTPDEFKEYEEIGLRLGFKAVFSGPRVRSSYLAEQTHSSAEALRI; this is translated from the coding sequence ATGACCGTTCAATTGAGAGGTTCATCAAGGCGCGGTCTGCCTGAGTGGTTCAGGCAGCGTATCCCCGGTGAGGCGGCAGGCGCGCTCAGCGGTTACCTTAAGCGAAAACAGATAAACACGGTTTGCGGGAGCGCGCGTTGCCCCAATATTTCCGAGTGTTACAGCCGCGGCAACGCCGCGTTCATGATATTGGGGGATAAGTGCGGCCGCTCCTGTTCGTTCTGCGCCGTAGAGAAGGCCCAGGGGCCTTTTAGCGTAGACGCGGATGAGCCGCGCAGGGTTGCCGAGGCGGCCAGAGAGTTGGGGCTGCGATACGTTGTTATTACTTCGCCCGCGCGCGATGACCTTCCGGACGGCGGCGCGGGGCATTTTGCCGGAACGATAAAAGAGATAAAGCGGATCAATCCGGGCGTGAAAGTAGAGGCATTGATCCCCGACTTTAAGGGAGACGCCCGTTCGTTAAAGACAGTCCTTGATGCCTCGCCGGCCTGCCTCGCGCACAACATAGAGACAGTGCCGAGATTATACGGCGCGCTGAGGCCGGGCGCGGATTATTCCGTTTCGCTGAAGATACTTTCGGAAACAAAGAGGGTAACGCCGGATATGATGACCAAGTCTTCTCTTATGTTGGGCCTGTCGGAACGCGGCGAAGAAGTTACGCGGGTATTCGAGGACTTAAGGCGCGTTGAATGCGATATTCTCACGCTGGGGCAGTATCTGGCGCCTTCAGATAATAATTTTCCAATACACAGGTTCGTTACGCCGGATGAGTTCAAAGAGTATGAAGAGATCGGCCTGCGCCTTGGTTTCAAGGCGGTATTCTCCGGGCCCAGGGTGCGCAGTTCCTATCTGGCTGAGCAAACGCACAGTTCAGCCGAGGCGTTAAGAATATGA
- a CDS encoding DNA recombination protein RmuC — protein MTIVLILIAVIILVILGAAVFKINSSLNSQMFNISREVSEKLGQLGEALNNTHKIVGDRLDGSAQIISKVHSALGEIKESYRQINEKMKEFSSFQDMLKPPKIRGGVGETMLESIISQVFADKREFYDFQYQFKSGEKVDAVIKLGGNVVSIDAKFPLESYRRMKDAQNEEERRQYKREFASSVKFKIDDIAKKYILPDEGTFDFALMYIPAEGIYYEIIQDNQVWSYSLDKKVIPVSPNTFYPYLMVIWRGLRGMALEKNIEGVLVNLKRTEVEFLKFKDEFRVLGSHLKNAREKFDDVDKRLERFSDKLSVVSNIPLEDKR, from the coding sequence ATGACTATAGTCCTGATATTGATCGCGGTTATAATTTTAGTTATTCTGGGGGCGGCGGTTTTCAAAATAAACTCCTCTCTGAATTCCCAGATGTTTAATATTTCGCGCGAGGTCAGCGAGAAGTTAGGGCAGTTAGGGGAGGCGTTGAACAATACACATAAGATCGTGGGCGACCGTTTAGACGGCAGCGCCCAGATCATAAGCAAGGTACATTCCGCGTTAGGCGAGATAAAGGAGTCATACAGGCAGATCAATGAGAAGATGAAAGAGTTTTCTTCGTTTCAGGATATGCTCAAACCCCCGAAGATAAGGGGCGGCGTAGGCGAGACCATGCTTGAGAGCATCATCAGCCAGGTATTCGCGGACAAAAGAGAATTTTACGATTTCCAATATCAGTTTAAGAGCGGAGAGAAGGTGGACGCGGTCATAAAACTGGGCGGCAATGTTGTCAGCATTGACGCGAAGTTCCCCCTGGAGAGCTACAGAAGGATGAAGGACGCGCAGAACGAAGAGGAGAGGCGGCAATACAAGAGAGAGTTCGCCTCTTCCGTTAAATTCAAAATAGACGATATCGCCAAAAAATACATACTGCCGGACGAAGGGACGTTTGATTTCGCGCTTATGTATATACCGGCAGAGGGCATATATTATGAGATCATTCAGGATAATCAGGTCTGGTCTTATTCGTTGGACAAGAAGGTCATCCCCGTATCGCCCAACACCTTTTATCCCTATCTTATGGTTATCTGGAGAGGGCTCAGGGGGATGGCCCTGGAAAAAAATATTGAAGGCGTATTGGTGAATCTGAAGAGGACAGAGGTTGAATTCCTGAAGTTTAAAGATGAGTTCAGGGTCCTGGGCAGCCACCTGAAGAACGCGCGGGAAAAGTTTGACGACGTTGATAAGCGGCTTGAGCGGTTTTCCGATAAGCTGTCCGTTGTCTCGAATATCCCGCTGGAAGACAAGAGATAA
- a CDS encoding DUF167 domain-containing protein: MQKENLLRINIRVIPGASRDKIVKENGRLKVYVCAPAESGRANKAVIDLLADHFDKRKSGIEIVKGGHSRDKVVQID, encoded by the coding sequence ATGCAGAAAGAGAATTTGTTGCGGATCAATATTAGAGTAATACCCGGCGCAAGCAGAGATAAGATCGTCAAGGAAAACGGACGATTAAAGGTTTACGTATGCGCTCCAGCCGAATCCGGCAGGGCGAATAAGGCGGTGATCGATCTGCTCGCGGATCATTTTGACAAAAGAAAAAGCGGTATTGAGATAGTGAAGGGCGGGCATTCAAGGGATAAGGTCGTTCAGATCGATTAG